The DNA window CTGTATAGCTTCTTCTTGATCCAGCCCAAACTTGTCCTTAAGAGTGTCAACTATCATTTCCGCCTTGTCCTCATTCACTTTGGCAAATTTGGAGGCATAATCCAATGACCTGCGCTGAAACTGATCCAGCTTGTCTTCGCCAATCAGCTCTAGCACCTTCTTAACATCTGGAATGGTCAACATACGTTCGCGCACTGCCTTTCGAGGCATAACCTAATCCACCACACCACTTGAATACAGCGTCAAATGCTCTGGGCGTACAATTATTTCTTTTGTGGCGTCGCCCTGTGTTACGTTGACCACGTAGGAGCGTCCGCGTTTAGCTCTGATGACGCCCACCTTCCCATGGAAGCGTCTATGAGGCATACCCTTCTGCACGCTTGAGTCTATCGTAACAACGATTTTGTCTCCTTCGTTGTAACCGTGTAGGAGTTTGCTCAATGTTGTTTTGCCTCGTTCTCTAGGGTCCTTCCTAAACAGAGCTCTTGTGTTCATCTGATGGCCTTTTTTCCTCAATTACTTATCGTCCTCCATGTAAACGCCCAACACGTCAAGCTCCGCAGGAACAGCCTTGACGCCTAAGATCTGAGCCACGCTGGGCACGGTTCTGCCATCGTCTCCCGTTATCAATTCCTTGATGTAGAGACCTCCTTGGCATCGGATTTCTAGTTCAAAGCGATTGGGCGTCAACCTCTTTACATTCGCCTCGTATATGTACTTTTCCCGAATCATATCAGCGCGGCGATGCATGACGCGTTTAGGCGTCTGCTGCTTAACAAGCGTGCCTTTCAAAGCATCTCGCAACGCTGTCAGCTGCTTCTCAGAAACGCGCTTATCCACCTTCACAGTTGCCCTGTATCGTTTTTGAGCTTCTTCGCTCCGTTTGAGCTTCCTAACCACGTCTTTGTCTGCAAAATACAGATCGGAGACCTCGACTTTGCCTTTGGCGCCGGCGTTAATCGTCTCCTTCAGGTTCCTCAAGTTGATGAAACGTTTTCGTGGCTTCTTGACTTCGATGACGAAGGGGCGCCCTGAGCCTAGCATGCGGGCGTCGATGTCTTCGCGTCCGGCTCCATGAAAGGCTATGTCCTCTCCTTGGGTCATCTTCAGCGCTGGATAACCTACGATCTCCTCAACCGATTCAGGATACATCTTGCCCGTCCAATTGCAGTTCTTGCAGCCTTTGCCCCTGCAGTTGCTACAGAGCCATCGTGATTGGGGAATGTCGCGTACGAGTTTGCGGTATCGGCCGCCAATGTGGAGCGGATTAACCTGCAAATAAACATGCCCTGTGAACGGATTGATCAGAACAACTATTTCGGGGCGTTCATACTCGACCTGTTTTCCAGTTGCTTCAGCGATTCTTTTGCCGATGATTCGACTGAATTCGTTGCGCAAGCTTTCTCCATGCTTAACCGTGAATTCGCCTTTGACCTCGTCTTCTCGTTCTTCCACTTCAACAGGAAGTTCAACGCCTACAAGCGTAGTTTTGTATTCATATTCCTTCAACTTGTCCAAGGCGAGAGTTGTCAGTTCTTCAATGGACTCTAAACGTCCTTGACAAAGGTGGCAAGGCTGTGACTCGTTTGCTTTCTTCTTCATTCTTTTGAGGATTTCAGTAGCCATTGCATAGTTGCCGTTGGAAGCCAGAGTTTTCAGTAGCGTGACTCCCTTGTTGTTCTTCATCGTTGCCAGTCGGTGTGCCTTCATTGTTAGAATGAGTTTCAGGGCTTCGCCTCGTTTTTCGTTATCGACGCCGTAACCCAAGAGTGCGAATTGTCGGCCTAGGCAATGGTTGCATAATGGATGTTTCTCTAACACTTTTTTTGCTGTGTCGAGGATGTCAAGCGTCAAGAACTGCCACTTCTTCTGTGAAGCCTTTCTATTCCTTTAGGTCTTTCAACTGTCCCATCGGTATTTGTTTTCCGAAGAATGGGAGGGCGCGTTTTCTGCGCAGTGTCTTCATCATGCGTTTCATCATGTTGTATTGGTTGAGCAGTTCTTTGACTTCTTTTTCGCTTGTGCCTGATCCTCTTGCCACCCTGTGCACGCGTGATGAATTGAACGTCTTCGGGTTTTCTCGCTCCCCAGGCGTCATTGACTGTATGATGACGCGCCATTTTTTGAGGCGGTCTTCCGCCATGTCCATCATGTTGTCGGGTATGTTATAGGAGAATCCTGGGATCAGTTTTAGCAGTCGTCGGAAGGAGCCCATGCCCTTCATTGCTTCGAACTGCTCAAACATGTCGGTTAGCGTGAACTTGCCTGACAGAATCTGTTTCATTTTTTTCTTTGGCACTTGAACCTCGGCTTCGCGCACTTTTTCGATGAGGCTCTGCAAGTCACCCATGCCCAGCAAGCGGCCAACAAAACGAGATGGCACGAAGGGCTCTATATCCTCTACTTTCTCGCCCGTGCTGATGAATTTGATCGGCGCGCCTGTGGCGGTTACGGCTGAGAGGGCGCCGCCGCCTCTGGCTGAACCATCAAGTTTGGTTACGTAGATTGAGCCTAATGGAGTGGCTTCGTGAAATGCTTTGGCTTGAATTGAGGCTTGCTGACCAATTGTGCCGTCCAGAACAAGGATGATCTCGTTGGGGTTGAGGGCTTTTTCAAGCATCTTCATTTCTTCAATTAGGCTTTTCTCTTCTTTGTGGCGTCCAGCCGTGTCAATAATGATAACATCCTTGTCTGCGAAGGTTTTCAATCCTTTCTGCGCTATGTCCACCGGGTTTTTGTTGCTTGTTTCGCCATAGATGGGCACGTTGATTCTTGTAGCCAGTTGTTGTAGCTGAGCGAAAGCGCCTGGACGATAAGTGTCAACGCACACAAGTCCGGTCTTCAGTCCTCTTTTCTGGAAATAGCGGGCAAGTTTGGCTGCGTTTGTGGTTTTGCCTGAACCTTGAATGCCGACAAGCATGAGGACAGTGCGTTTGCCAGGCTCAACCATCAGGGAAACAGGCTTCTCGCCTAAGAAGCGGGTTAGCT is part of the Candidatus Bathyarchaeia archaeon genome and encodes:
- a CDS encoding RNA polymerase Rpb4; amino-acid sequence: MPRKAVRERMLTIPDVKKVLELIGEDKLDQFQRRSLDYASKFAKVNEDKAEMIVDTLKDKFGLDQEEAIQIVNSMPESIEEIRVFLGGGRKIIETSKLQEILSFLDEHRK
- a CDS encoding 50S ribosomal protein L21e, which produces MRKKGHQMNTRALFRKDPRERGKTTLSKLLHGYNEGDKIVVTIDSSVQKGMPHRRFHGKVGVIRAKRGRSYVVNVTQGDATKEIIVRPEHLTLYSSGVVD
- a CDS encoding tRNA pseudouridine(54/55) synthase Pus10 — translated: MTLDILDTAKKVLEKHPLCNHCLGRQFALLGYGVDNEKRGEALKLILTMKAHRLATMKNNKGVTLLKTLASNGNYAMATEILKRMKKKANESQPCHLCQGRLESIEELTTLALDKLKEYEYKTTLVGVELPVEVEEREDEVKGEFTVKHGESLRNEFSRIIGKRIAEATGKQVEYERPEIVVLINPFTGHVYLQVNPLHIGGRYRKLVRDIPQSRWLCSNCRGKGCKNCNWTGKMYPESVEEIVGYPALKMTQGEDIAFHGAGREDIDARMLGSGRPFVIEVKKPRKRFINLRNLKETINAGAKGKVEVSDLYFADKDVVRKLKRSEEAQKRYRATVKVDKRVSEKQLTALRDALKGTLVKQQTPKRVMHRRADMIREKYIYEANVKRLTPNRFELEIRCQGGLYIKELITGDDGRTVPSVAQILGVKAVPAELDVLGVYMEDDK
- a CDS encoding signal recognition particle protein Srp54, with the protein product MALERFGSSIYEAIQKVFRAPVVDEATVKELIKDLQRALLQADVNVQLVLTMSKNIEDRALKEKVPPGVSRHEHVIKVVYEELTRFLGEKPVSLMVEPGKRTVLMLVGIQGSGKTTNAAKLARYFQKRGLKTGLVCVDTYRPGAFAQLQQLATRINVPIYGETSNKNPVDIAQKGLKTFADKDVIIIDTAGRHKEEKSLIEEMKMLEKALNPNEIILVLDGTIGQQASIQAKAFHEATPLGSIYVTKLDGSARGGGALSAVTATGAPIKFISTGEKVEDIEPFVPSRFVGRLLGMGDLQSLIEKVREAEVQVPKKKMKQILSGKFTLTDMFEQFEAMKGMGSFRRLLKLIPGFSYNIPDNMMDMAEDRLKKWRVIIQSMTPGERENPKTFNSSRVHRVARGSGTSEKEVKELLNQYNMMKRMMKTLRRKRALPFFGKQIPMGQLKDLKE